In a genomic window of Flavobacteriales bacterium:
- a CDS encoding CotH kinase family protein: MKKPSSPAAILRIGFTVLILLSVLGFAVSLGPSRAARIAGAAVANVLVDGFAEQPGEHRIPIIDLRVDPAALDSLNADLPWSGGTNVRARLLDNGVEHKVRFRYRGMYTPSHFLGGKKSFRLSMKRSNPWAPYRRVNVINPKAHNLVNNHMAAWVAGSMGVPVPMDEMVFARINGRDVGVMELYEQVDGDFERNRHLWPKQVPVYKGDFPPIKGRALSKGRTLWADAAHWEYSSKADSTIAHAKLLRLIAALQKDTLPMAAHRDSIAALLDVDAWLRYEAALLVINTTHIDQYHNQWLVLNPRTGRFYPVLWDALMLFAPPGAPLYYVNDAMSWWTLRMPEWRLQRDRYAHEAMQRLHRGGEFNRQLDAVVERIGPSVLADRNKFGNVTLEPEDVHRVSLLHVIGSVAGLRDGAAAHWERTLDRLERAEAVVDRGAALRIRSEAEAPIRLHWTEGPQQVLVNGEAVQAEPFANGSTIVLHRELVAKEGGKDHPLADKQALVVAPLDATIDFGGSIPASLMLTNAITDEPVR; this comes from the coding sequence ATGAAGAAGCCCAGCTCACCGGCTGCGATCCTCCGCATCGGCTTCACGGTGCTGATCCTGCTTTCAGTCCTGGGCTTCGCGGTCTCGCTAGGCCCATCGCGCGCCGCGCGCATTGCTGGTGCTGCTGTCGCGAACGTGCTGGTCGATGGCTTCGCGGAACAGCCCGGAGAGCACCGCATCCCCATCATCGACCTGCGCGTCGATCCTGCCGCGCTCGACAGCCTGAATGCCGACCTGCCCTGGAGCGGTGGCACCAATGTGAGGGCCCGGCTGCTCGACAACGGCGTGGAACACAAGGTGCGCTTCCGCTATCGAGGGATGTACACGCCATCGCATTTCCTCGGGGGCAAGAAGTCCTTCCGCCTCAGCATGAAGCGCAGCAACCCATGGGCGCCTTACCGCCGCGTCAACGTGATCAATCCCAAGGCGCACAATCTGGTGAACAACCACATGGCCGCGTGGGTGGCGGGCAGCATGGGCGTGCCGGTGCCGATGGATGAGATGGTCTTCGCGCGCATCAATGGCCGGGACGTCGGCGTGATGGAGCTCTACGAGCAGGTGGACGGCGACTTCGAGCGGAACCGTCACCTGTGGCCGAAGCAGGTGCCCGTGTACAAAGGCGATTTCCCGCCGATCAAAGGGCGGGCCCTCTCCAAGGGCCGCACGCTCTGGGCCGATGCCGCGCACTGGGAGTACAGCAGCAAGGCCGATAGCACGATCGCGCATGCCAAGCTCCTTCGGCTCATTGCCGCGCTTCAGAAGGACACCCTGCCCATGGCCGCTCACCGGGACAGCATCGCCGCGCTGCTCGATGTGGATGCCTGGCTCCGCTATGAGGCCGCGTTGCTGGTGATCAACACCACCCACATCGATCAGTACCACAACCAATGGCTCGTGCTGAACCCGCGCACAGGCCGCTTCTACCCGGTGCTCTGGGATGCGCTCATGCTCTTCGCGCCGCCCGGCGCGCCGCTCTACTACGTGAACGACGCCATGAGCTGGTGGACCCTGCGCATGCCGGAATGGCGCCTGCAGCGCGACCGTTACGCGCACGAGGCCATGCAGCGCTTGCATCGTGGAGGCGAGTTCAACCGTCAGCTCGATGCCGTGGTCGAGCGCATCGGTCCTTCGGTGCTTGCCGATCGCAACAAGTTCGGGAACGTCACCTTGGAGCCGGAGGATGTGCACCGCGTCTCGCTGCTGCATGTCATCGGATCAGTGGCCGGCTTGCGCGATGGAGCCGCTGCGCATTGGGAACGGACGCTGGATCGGCTGGAGCGTGCCGAGGCGGTTGTCGATCGCGGCGCGGCGCTGCGCATCCGCTCGGAAGCCGAAGCCCCGATCCGCCTGCACTGGACCGAAGGGCCGCAGCAAGTGCTGGTGAACGGAGAGGCCGTGCAGGCAGAACCGTTCGCGAATGGTTCGACCATCGTGCTGCACCGAGAGCTTGTTGCGAAGGAGGGCGGGAAGGATCATCCCCTCGCCGACAAACAAGCACTCGTTGTTGCGCCGCTCGATGCCACCATCGATTTCGGCGGATCCATCCCTGCGTCGCTCATGCTCACCAATGCCATCACCGATGAGCCGGTCCGCTAG
- a CDS encoding right-handed parallel beta-helix repeat-containing protein, which yields MSRSARHRLIGARAWLMAVAMVAMLLFVGFRFVDTDRLAGDWPLGIEHHEVDGYAALLDWRSDTASGTAERYLISSAPEACLMEERGPGWNTHWFEAEGFGDSVEVRRLRTEPGGFVIKFKRSEPFRSQRHIVLSPARVSSMRAKYLEILADELGLITPEVSFVRIIACGKDQGLFLKEERIDDDFLEKRGLPGAALAEFGHDASRPDHLFPDFDDDSLAMTDLTPVLARAYGELAAGRTDLLPYLVDARAAGALLVMAWIEHGPSAFDHAHVMAYDWSRGRLVPLYRRSRANPVAGTAVPFRMSDPLTLAIVDGTIRQYVRERWSKLSDEAWRVRERFAAIDRAWLPILAEGQALAVAQARMKQIQEELLGSAMLAADPIKGLEASLARHAGDASLSHGLAPTGYWPGEDDAAILVRIAQRTKAFVRGDTLVFPRGRYLISSDLTVPYGHALVMEPGARIEIAAGASVMVQGPLQVRGTKRNPVFIRPAEDGAPYGSFAVIGDGSIDVRIEGLQMSGGSEVRLNGVYASGMLAIHGAAGTIMQDCVISGSHGEDLMNIKGGEVQLRDCIFENGHADLLDLDRCTGVVDRSVFRNGLADANGDGLDVSASRILVTGCTFSNLKDKGISVGEASQVLAMDSRFDGNAAALVSKDLSVAFASGNRFTGNGVAFAAYRKKPIYGGARLVRYTNVLEANARDEQADEQSAIITEAVLDEKVRRMFGMP from the coding sequence ATGAGCCGGTCCGCTAGGCATCGATTGATCGGTGCGCGGGCCTGGCTCATGGCCGTGGCGATGGTGGCCATGCTGCTCTTCGTCGGGTTCCGCTTCGTGGATACCGACCGGCTTGCGGGCGATTGGCCCTTAGGCATCGAGCATCATGAGGTCGATGGCTACGCAGCCCTGCTCGATTGGCGCTCTGATACGGCTTCCGGCACAGCTGAGCGCTACTTGATTTCCAGCGCGCCCGAGGCGTGCCTTATGGAAGAGCGCGGACCCGGATGGAACACGCACTGGTTCGAGGCGGAAGGCTTTGGCGATTCGGTCGAGGTGCGCCGCTTGCGAACGGAGCCCGGTGGTTTCGTCATCAAGTTCAAGCGTTCAGAGCCGTTCCGTTCGCAGCGGCATATCGTGCTGTCTCCAGCACGTGTGTCAAGCATGCGCGCCAAGTACCTCGAGATCCTTGCGGATGAATTGGGGCTGATCACCCCGGAGGTGAGCTTCGTGCGCATCATCGCCTGCGGCAAGGACCAAGGGCTCTTCCTGAAAGAGGAACGCATCGACGACGACTTCCTGGAGAAGCGCGGGCTTCCGGGCGCTGCCCTTGCGGAGTTCGGCCACGACGCTTCACGACCGGACCACCTCTTCCCCGACTTCGATGATGATTCGCTGGCGATGACCGATCTCACGCCTGTGCTTGCACGGGCATACGGTGAGCTCGCCGCTGGCCGCACGGATCTGCTTCCTTACCTGGTCGATGCGCGCGCCGCTGGTGCGCTCTTGGTCATGGCTTGGATCGAGCATGGGCCATCGGCCTTCGATCATGCGCATGTGATGGCTTACGATTGGTCACGCGGACGTTTGGTGCCCTTGTACCGACGGAGCCGTGCGAACCCGGTTGCAGGGACCGCCGTCCCGTTCCGCATGAGCGATCCACTCACCTTGGCGATAGTGGATGGCACGATCCGCCAGTACGTTCGCGAGCGTTGGTCGAAGCTGAGTGATGAGGCCTGGCGCGTGCGCGAGCGCTTCGCCGCGATCGATCGGGCATGGCTGCCCATTCTGGCTGAAGGCCAAGCGTTGGCCGTAGCGCAGGCGCGCATGAAACAGATTCAGGAGGAATTGCTGGGATCCGCGATGCTCGCCGCCGACCCCATCAAAGGGCTCGAAGCCTCCTTGGCCCGGCACGCGGGCGATGCATCGCTAAGCCATGGATTAGCGCCCACCGGCTATTGGCCCGGCGAGGACGATGCTGCCATCCTCGTGCGGATCGCTCAACGCACCAAGGCATTCGTGCGCGGCGATACGCTCGTGTTCCCGCGTGGCCGCTACCTCATCTCCAGCGACCTTACGGTGCCTTACGGCCATGCATTAGTGATGGAGCCCGGGGCGCGCATCGAGATCGCCGCTGGAGCAAGCGTCATGGTGCAAGGTCCCTTGCAGGTGCGCGGCACCAAGCGCAATCCGGTCTTCATCCGGCCTGCGGAGGACGGAGCCCCCTATGGCAGTTTCGCCGTCATAGGCGATGGCAGCATCGATGTGCGCATTGAAGGCCTGCAGATGAGTGGCGGGAGCGAGGTCAGGCTCAACGGCGTGTACGCCAGCGGCATGCTCGCCATCCACGGCGCCGCGGGGACCATCATGCAGGATTGCGTGATTAGCGGGTCGCACGGCGAGGATCTCATGAACATCAAGGGCGGCGAGGTGCAACTGCGCGATTGCATCTTCGAGAACGGTCACGCTGATCTGCTGGACTTGGACCGCTGCACAGGAGTCGTTGATCGCTCGGTCTTCCGCAACGGCCTCGCGGATGCGAACGGCGATGGCCTCGATGTGAGCGCTTCGCGCATCCTCGTGACCGGCTGCACATTCTCGAATTTGAAGGATAAGGGCATCAGTGTGGGCGAAGCGAGCCAGGTGTTGGCTATGGATTCGCGCTTCGATGGGAATGCCGCGGCGCTTGTCTCCAAGGACCTCAGCGTCGCCTTCGCTTCGGGCAATCGGTTCACCGGCAACGGTGTCGCCTTCGCGGCTTATCGCAAGAAGCCGATCTACGGCGGCGCACGACTGGTGCGCTACACCAACGTGCTTGAAGCGAATGCGCGTGATGAGCAGGCGGACGAGCAGAGCGCCATCATCACCGAGGCGGTCCTCGATGAGAAGGTGCGCCGCATGTTCGGGATGCCTTGA